The nucleotide window NNNNNNNNNNNNNNNNNNNNNNNNNNNNNNNNNNNNNNNNNNNNNNNNNNNNNNNNNNNNNNNNNNNNNNNNNNNNNNNNNNNNNNNNNNNNNNNNNNNNNNNNNNNNNNNNNNNNNNNNNNNNNNNNNNNNNNNNNNNNNNNNNNNNNNNNNNNNNNNNNNNNNNNNNNNNNNNNNNNNNNNNNNNNNNNNNNNNNNNNNNNNNNNNNNNNNNNNNNNNNNNNNNNNNNNNNNNNNNNNNNNNNNNNNNNNNNNNNNNNNNNNNNNNNNNNNNNNNNNNNNNNNNNNNNNNNNNNNNNNNNNNNNNNNNNNNNNNNNNNNNNNNNNNNNNNNNNNNNNNNNNNNNNNNNNNNNNNNNNNNNNNNNNNNNNNNNNNNNNNNNNNNNNNNNNNNNNNNNGAGAGAaaaaccctaaccctaaccctaaccagTACACCACtacaccgtcacgcccccgtcctgttggagagggtgtcgctgtgcaaggaatcagtggagagaaaaaccctaaccctaaccctaaccctaaccctcCCAGGGCCCCAGTTAGAAATGGAGGATTGCGCTTTCGGTAGTGGTTTCTAACTAAATGTCTGTGCAATTGACTCGGCGGTATTGTGTGTTTAATAATGGCGGATGGGTGGGGTTGAATTCCAGCCCTTACTGCGgaaggtggggggggggagggttgTGGGCGCGGTGGTCGGGCTTGTGCTTTACCCGCCGCGTTTGGGTCACTGTCGATCAGGAGTATCTTGGCATTGAGAGTGATAAGATCAGCTTCTATGTGACGGACCGGGCGTGTGCTGTGCATGATCTGTCCACTGTGACGCCCCGCTGCAAAGCAGCGGTTAAGCGGTGACTGAAGAGATTCGTtagtggggaggggggttcCTGCGAGCTTTAGATGGTAGTTGTGAAGGATGCGTCCAGGATGCTGTACAGCTGTGGGTGGTATGTGGTTGTATGGGTAGGTGTTCTTGTGTTTGTGCCTACCTCTTATCTTTAACTTTTTCAGTGTGTCTGAAAGGTGCGTTGCTTTCAGTGAATAgtccttctctttctgtggTTGGGAACAAGAGTTTGTATCTCTTGTCGCAAGCAGCAAATGAATTTTTTCTCACTTGACCGCAGCGGTCGGATGACGTTAAAAGGTGGCCGCATTGTTGTGTCGGGATCTATCTTTGTTTTTGCGATTTTGGCGTCGACGgggagtggtggtggtggccgagatgtgggcagcgctgctgggaAAGAGACTTCACCTGAGCCTGTACTTCTTACTTTTTCAGAATGTCAGCTTCTGCTCCTCATAAAAACCGCCTTAACAGCATGGATGAAACGGGGGGATTCTGGTTTTGCTTAAAGGGGTTGAATTGAAACTCGAAGATGTGTTGATACGCATGTGCAGAGATATTCGCAGTGCGTTCCGTTTGTAGTTAGACAggaccccccccctgtgGTGTAGTAATCTTGCTAGCGTATTCTCGTTTATTGAAGCTGTATCCTGGGACTCTGGTGATTCATAACTGCGCAGAGGTAATGAGCTCTGCAAGGCTTCCTGATGAATGTTAACTGCACGTGCGGGAAGAGAGTCTATTGTACCGTGGCTTTGTTCGTTCTCGTCAGTATTCTTTCCTTGATTCTTGAGGGTCATACGGTCATAGTCAGTTTCCCCAGAAAATTGTTTGTTGTCCCAGGTTTCAGTATTAACTGCGACAGCACTGCTAGTGCCCTAAAactgtttttctttctttttgtttgaGAGGGAGTCGGGggcttttttttgctgttaCTGATGCCGAAGGCGCTCGCCTTGTGCCAGTCAGTGCAGTGTGCCATTTCGAGATGCGCGTTGTCTGGATTCGTTGGTTTTTGCAGTTTACTCTGAAAGAGGAGGCACAGAGGCTTTTTCGATGGATTGTAACTGGCCGAGAGAAGTCTTGTCAAAGATAGGTGTGAGAAACTGTTCTATGTTTTGTGGTCGTTGCTGTACTGAGGCTAAGGCAAAGAGTgaagcacaaaaaaaagttTTTTGTTATGGAGCGTGAGAAGGGGCCGTTCAGAATTCGAATTACAAGCATCTCTTTGCGTTGGTTTGTTGTGGTCGCAAGTGGTCAAGATTGATCGACACTTTCAGCTTTTCAATGTGTGTCTTGATTTTTCATTTATTCATCCACCGTGGCAGGGATTTTCGTGTCGTGAAAACGGAGGTTTTCTTTCGTCTATTTTTGTCTGAGTGGAGGTACCAGATGCGCAAGGAATGCAAAAGCTTCCTTATAATCTGCGAGACGGGAGATATAAAAAGGGTGTTGTTGAGATGTGGTGCGGAAACCGGATGTGCTCCCCCCAACCAGGATAGAGCAGTAACCGATTGTAATAGCAGCGGGAGAGTGTCAAGTGCCTTATGCTGGTGTGTAGTCATCACTctcatgttttttttttttttttttttgatgtGGAGCTGGTGTtgcttctttcttttctgctCATGTGTGTTGATGTATAGCTTTCAGCGACGAGGCTTCTGTGCTCTCGTGCTTTTCAATTCGAAGACCAGCCCCCGGGatctattttttttttaccgCAAGTGCCATTGAGCATGGGCTGTTCGACTTTTTTCTTGCGGTTTTTCGTTGAAGCCGAGCACCCTCATTGGTTTTTGCTTCAGCGATGTGCAATCATGCGGATATTAGCGCTGTCGAAGCTTCTTATCCTTTGTGTGTTTGGATTCTTCTAGTGATGATGCGACCATGTTATCGGCGGAGTGTTAGCATGGAGGCCGAAGCAGGGAATCTTAGCGTTTGCCGCTTTCTCGCCTTAGTGATCGGATATTTTTGTGCGGGTAGCTATCAAATTAATGTAGGGCTGGTACAGAAAGCTTCCCAGTTTTCAAAGTCTGTTTGAGGCGTCGGTTTTGTGTTTGCTTCGGTGGGATAGGAGGGTGGTTATCCGTTTATTTTTTCAATGCAAGTTTTGTGGCAACGAAACAGGTCTGGAGTTCGTGTCTTTTCGCACGAGTAAGGTGCTGGTTGCGTTCATTGTGTGTGCGTCATATCGCTGCTGATATGTACCGTTTGTAAGGTGCTGGTCACCGAGGTGATACATCTCTGCACATTGATAGACGGTGTGTGTCACTTCCTGTCATTCTTGTCCGTAAAGACAGGAAACGGGCAAAGGCTTTATAGCATATATACATGTTTGCGTGAGGAACTTTGCGTATTGGCCAATCATGAGATCTTTTCCCGTATTGTTACTCATTATCCTTGTTGGTGTACTACTGTGGGATACCTTTGTGAGcagtatatatatatatatattcttCTCCCTTTCAAATTATGTGCTTAGAAGAAAAGGATGTGGCTCGATgtagcttttttttttaaacTAATTACTTGTGTGATGCGTTGTCGCAGCGTTCAGGCGGTGATTTTGTTGATGTGTGTCTGAATGTGTAGGTCTGCGGAAGGTATATTCTCTTGTTTTGCGAACAAAAAGGTTCTCTTGTGCTGTGGGAAAGCAAGGGACAGAGGTTGCAGCCTTTATTTTCTGTTTAGCGTGCTGGCTGGTGTGTTTCTTGCCTTCGTGGTGGTTGCTGGCAGCTCTCGGCGCTCCTGTTTGCATCGGCTGAGGAACTGTCCTTCAGGGGCGTTGATAGCGGTGCTAGTGCTTCGGGAGGGAAAATGGGAGTACGAATTGGGACGTAGGCGTCAGGCTTACGattcttgtttgttttcttttcagCTAAGCTTAGTAGAGGATGTTTTTTTCCAAAAAGGAGGAATTTATAGATTCTAGGTGCGacgaaaagggaaagaagcTGTGACAATTGTTCTAGAGGAGCTCTGAGCCGGCATGAGTCTTTTCTGTGACCTGTGTTGTTGAGGGCGGAATGTGTGTGCATTTTCCCCTGAGCGTCAATCATATAGTTGACACACCAAGGGAAAGCCATCGGTTGAACTGCTTCCTTTTTACCTCTGTGTGCACTCGTGCTTTGAGAAACGCATGCAGGTTTTTCAATTTTGTCAGGACttgcgaaaaaaaaaaggaagatCGAAAAGCGATATCGTGACGAGGAATGAGTGAAAGAGCTCTCCGTCATTCCAGTGGCATGCTGCACCAGGCGCTTATCTTTTCTTGACTGCATTACGTTCTCATTTCCGATGACTAGGAGCGATGTCGTTGTGAGTGTTTCACTGTTCCTCCATCCATCCTTCTGATGACCGAAAACGGCAGGGGTCCTTGGGCGAAGGAATAGGGGAACGCGTAAGTCGACTTATTCGTGAGCAGTGGTTACGAGGGCACGAGTGGAAAGTTGCCAGTGGAGTATACGCTTTCAGTTGAATAGAAAACTCGCCTGCTGGGAAGAGTGGAAAACACGTAGTAGAATGCATCATGCTTATCTTTGGACATCattttctctccttttcttctcaCTCATGGTTTTTATATATTTTCTGCTCCCACCAGTGCGCCTTACATTGCTGTGCTCCGTTACGGTCACGAATCGCAAGTGTGCCCCTTTTAAAGGCTTTAGCCCACTCGCAGGAGGAAAAAACGGTTAAAAATGGCTAAACTAGTACTGCCGGACGATCCAGCCTCGATGGACGGCCACCTAATTTGCACATTGCTAGGGGTGAAAGAGGCCCGTGGTCTTCCTTACGATGAAGTCGACAAGCGCCTTCACGAGTTTGGCAAAAATGGGTTTCCTACAATGCCCTCAACGCCCTTCTGGAAGCTAGTTGTTAGTCAATTTGAGGACACGCTTGTGCGCATTTTACTCCTGGCGGCGTTTGTAAGTTTCTGCTTGGCGGTTCTGGAAAGCAACGTGATAGACCTCGTGGAGCCGTTTATTATTTTGCTGATTTTGACGCTGAATGCTATTGTTGGTGTTTGGCAAGAAGACCGAGCTGAAAAAGCAATTGACGCCTTGAAAGACTTTGTTCCTGAAACAGCTGTTGTTGTCCGCGAGGGCATGACGCAGAAGATCCTGGCAGAAAACCTTGTCCCTGGAGATATTGTCGAGGTTGCTGTAGGAGATCGCGTTGCTGCCGACGTTCGGCTGTTAACGCTGGAAAGCACGACGCTGCGCGTTGATCAGTCGATTCTGAACGGCGAGTCGGTGGAAGCCATGAAGCAGGTGGAGTCGGTTCGCGGCAAGCCGGAGCGGTTTCCTTCGAGCATGGTTTACCGCGGCACTGCTGTTGTGTATGGCAAGGCTCGTGGCGTCGTCGTGCGCACTGGCACGTCCACTGAGATGGGCTTTATCGAACGTGACGTGCGTGAGCAGGAGGAAACaaagacgccgctgcagctgaagCTGGACGAGTTCGGCGTTCTCCTGTCAACGGTAATTGGTTACATTTGCCTTTTCGTGTTTGTTGTGAATCTCCTTCACTGGTTCAGAACCCACACGCCGGCCACTGAGGAGTCCTGGTTTGAACGGTACATTCAGCCCACCGTTCATTCACTGAAGGTGGCCGTCGCTTTAGCTGTCGCTGCTATTCCTGAGGGCCTACCAGCAGTGGTCACAACGTGTCTGGCGCTCGGTTCACGCAAGATGGCGCGGCACAACGCTCTTGTGCGTGATCTACAGAGCGTGGAAACGCTTGGTCGATGCACCGTAATCTGCTCCGACAAGACAGGAACGTTAACGACGAACATGATGTCCGTGTCGGAGGTGGTGACAATGGAACCGTCTGGTAAGGCCCACAAATACAGCATACATGACTCGAGGTTCAACAtcgtggcggccgccgtttCGCACAACGGCACTCTAGCCGGTGACGTGCTCggcaacgacgccgcgctggacATGGTGGCCACGATTGCCACGTTGTGCAGTGATGCATCGCTAATCTACGGTACGCGCTCGGTGGAAGTGGAAAAGGTAGGGGACGCCACCGAGGCGGCTCTTCTGGTGATGAGTGAGAAGCTGTACCACAGTGCGGCGCGGAATGGGGTGGACGGTGCGCATTTGCCGGTTGACCGGTGCAGATCATTGAAAAGGCAACTTTGGCTCAAGAAGGCGACGCTGGAGTTTACGCGCTCTCGCAAATCGATGAGTGTGTGTTGCACGTCGACGGCGGACGTACGCGTTCACAGCCTCTTTGTGAAGGGGGCGCCAGAAGAAATTCTCAAGCGATGCACTCGTATCATGTTTAAGGATGGTCACATTTCACCTCTCACACCGAAAATGGTGAATACTGTGACGGCGAACATCGATCGCATGTCCGGCACAGAGGAAGCCCTCCGCTGTATCGCGTTTGCCTTTCGCCCCATTCCCGACCCGAAGCAACTGAATCTGTCTGATCCAGCCAAGTTTGAAGCCATCGAGAGCGACCTCACTTTTGTAGGCGTCTGCGGCATGCTGGACCCTCCGCGGGGGGAGGTGGCAGATGCAATCGCCAAGTGCCGAACGGCGGGGATTCGCGTCATCGTCATCACCGGCGACAAGAAGGAGACAGCAGAGGCAGTGTGCCGCCGAATCGGGCTCATGCCATATGAGCCGACAAAGGGGTTGAGCTTCACCGGCTACGAGCTGGATCAGATGACCCCAGCACAAAggcgggcggcggtgagcAGTGCTGTGCTTTTCAGTCGCACCGACCCCTCCCATAAGATGCAGTTGGTGAATCTTCTGCAGGAGCAGAGGCTCATTTGCGCCATGACGGGCGACGGCGTGAATGACTCGCCGGCGCTGAAGAAGGCCGATATTGGGATTGCCATGGGCTCCGGGACAGAagtggcgaaggcggcgagcaAGATGGTGCTGGCAGATGACAATTTCGCCACCGTCGTGAAGGCTGTGCATGAGGGTCGTACCATTTTCAACAACACAAAGCAGTTTATCCGCTATCTCATTAGCAGCAACATTGGCGAGGTAGCCTGCGTTCTGGCTACGGGACTGTTTGGCCTGCCAGAAGCACTCTCGCCGATTCAGCTCTTGTGGGTGAATCTCGTTACGGACGGGCTGCCGGCAACAGCGCTGGGGTTCAACGCCGCCGACCCAGACATTATGGAACAGGCACCGCGGCGAGGAGACGAGCCCATTGTCGACGGATGGCTTTTCTTTCGCTACATGGTTGTGGGCGTCTATGTTGGTCTGGCTACGGTCGCGGGGTTTGTCTGGTGGTTTCTGACGAACGGATTCACCTTGTCCGACCTCGCCTCATTCACCACATGCACGGACATGAGCAATTCCAGGTGTGCAGTGCTGGCGAACCCGCAGACGGCGCGCGCCATCGCGTTGTCCATCCTGGTTGTTGTCGAGATGCTGAATGCGCTGAACGCGCTTAGTGAGAACCAGTCGCTTGTCGTGATCCGGCCTTCGACAAACAAGTGGCTCATTGCGGCCATTTGCTCTTCAATCGCGCTGCACCTCACGATCATGTACATTCCGTTCTTTTCGCGCCTGTTCGGTGTCACCCCACTTGGCGTGGATGTTGATGTCGTTGCGACCGCGAGCCCGTGGGAGGTGTTGCTGCCTACGGATTTCACGGACTGGAAAATGGTACTTGTGCTGAGCATCCCGGTTATTTTCCTCGACGAACTGCTAAAGCTTTTTTCGAGGTGCAGCAATCACCACCGTGAAAGCTATAGCGCAGAGCCTGTTGTGGGAGGGCTGAGCGGTATGTAGAATTAAGTGCAGCTGTTTTTTTCCGTCTCACGTCGTACATTCGTGCAGCCCGATCAGTCAGCCGGTACAaggtgcgcatgtgtgtatgcgcacAGATATAGAAGCGCCAACAGCTCTTAATAATGAAGAAAAGAGAATACcacaaggaaaagaaaccgtgctgctgatgtgcaTGCCGATTCGCCAGTGGCGGCacggttttttttttgtgagTTTTTTTTTACAGGCAACGAAGGAGACCCTGATGACGATAAGCGCCTCATCACGGTATGAGATTTCGTTACCCACTCTGCGGGCAAGtcaagcagcccctcccccctaaCCCCTGCCAAGTGCacaaccacctctggtggtgacagggtcaagtGCCTACGACGTGCGGGAGGTCACCGCGACGTACCGCTGCCGATGTCGGTGGtcaggtcgtggatggcgctgcgt belongs to Leishmania donovani BPK282A1 complete genome, chromosome 4 and includes:
- a CDS encoding calcium-translocating P-type ATPase — its product is MAKLVLPDDPASMDGHLICTLLGVKEARGLPYDEVDKRLHEFGKNGFPTMPSTPFWKLVVSQFEDTLVRILLLAAFVSFCLAVLESNVIDLVEPFIILLILTLNAIVGVWQEDRAEKAIDALKDFVPETAVVVREGMTQKILAENLVPGDIVEVAVGDRVAADVRLLTLESTTLRVDQSILNGESVEAMKQVESVRGKPERFPSSMVYRGTAVVYGKARGVVVRTGTSTEMGFIERDVREQEETKTPLQLKLDEFGVLLSTVIGYICLFVFVVNLLHWFRTHTPATEESWFERYIQPTVHSLKVAVALAVAAIPEGLPAVVTTCLALGSRKMARHNALVRDLQSVETLGRCTVICSDKTGTLTTNMMSVSEVVTMEPSGKAHKYSIHDSRFNIVAAAVSHNGTLAGDVLGNDAALDMVATIATLCSDASLIYGTRSVEVEKVGDATEAALLVMSEKLYHSAARNGVDGAHLPVDRCRSLKRQLWLKKATLEFTRSRKSMSVCCTSTADVRVHSLFVKGAPEEILKRCTRIMFKDGHISPLTPKMVNTVTANIDRMSGTEEALRCIAFAFRPIPDPKQLNLSDPAKFEAIESDLTFVGVCGMLDPPRGEVADAIAKCRTAGIRVIVITGDKKETAEAVCRRIGLMPYEPTKGLSFTGYELDQMTPAQRRAAVSSAVLFSRTDPSHKMQLVNLLQEQRLICAMTGDGVNDSPALKKADIGIAMGSGTEVAKAASKMVLADDNFATVVKAVHEGRTIFNNTKQFIRYLISSNIGEVACVLATGLFGLPEALSPIQLLWVNLVTDGLPATALGFNAADPDIMEQAPRRGDEPIVDGWLFFRYMVVGVYVGLATVAGFVWWFLTNGFTLSDLASFTTCTDMSNSRCAVLANPQTARAIALSILVVVEMLNALNALSENQSLVVIRPSTNKWLIAAICSSIALHLTIMYIPFFSRLFGVTPLGVDVDVVATASPWEVLLPTDFTDWKMVLVLSIPVIFLDELLKLFSRCSNHHRESYSAEPVVGGLSGM